In Streptomyces seoulensis, the following are encoded in one genomic region:
- a CDS encoding FAD-dependent oxidoreductase, whose translation MTTHVTIIGAGLGGLTLARVLHVHGIRSTVYEAEASPTARAQGGLLDIRDYNGQPALRDAGLYDEFRALVLEGRQAMRVLSRKGEVLLDLPDDGTGTNPEVPRGELRQMLLDSLPAGTVRWGRKVTGVRGLGGGRHEVAFADGATVETELLVGADGAWSRVRPLLSGATPEYTGVSFVETHLLDADTRHPESAKLVCDGSTMSLAPGKGVLVHRERGGTLHTWVMLVRPRDWVDGIDFSDAAALAHIAHEFDDWSPRLTALIADGDTAPVPRQIHALPDEHRWDRTPGVTLLGDAAHLTAPNGEGANLALYDGAELGKAIAAHPDDVEAALTAYEREMFPRSATAARDGVDLREMLGEDTPYSLISMFTE comes from the coding sequence ATGACCACTCACGTAACGATCATCGGTGCGGGACTCGGCGGCCTCACGCTCGCTCGTGTTCTGCATGTGCACGGCATCCGGTCCACGGTGTACGAGGCGGAGGCGTCTCCCACGGCGCGGGCGCAGGGTGGGCTTCTGGACATCCGGGACTACAACGGCCAGCCCGCGCTGCGGGACGCCGGGCTGTACGACGAGTTCCGCGCCCTCGTTCTTGAGGGGCGTCAGGCGATGCGTGTCCTGAGCCGGAAGGGGGAGGTGCTGCTGGACCTGCCCGACGACGGTACGGGCACCAACCCCGAGGTCCCGCGCGGGGAGCTGCGGCAGATGCTGCTCGACTCGCTGCCGGCCGGTACCGTGCGGTGGGGCCGGAAGGTCACCGGGGTCCGGGGGCTCGGCGGTGGCCGGCACGAGGTCGCCTTCGCCGACGGCGCCACGGTGGAGACGGAGCTGCTGGTGGGCGCGGACGGCGCGTGGTCCCGTGTCCGGCCGCTGCTGTCCGGCGCGACGCCCGAGTACACCGGCGTCTCCTTCGTGGAGACCCATCTGCTCGACGCCGACACCCGGCACCCGGAGAGCGCGAAGCTCGTCTGCGACGGCTCCACGATGAGCCTCGCGCCGGGCAAGGGGGTCCTGGTGCACCGGGAGCGGGGCGGGACCCTGCACACCTGGGTGATGCTCGTCCGGCCGCGCGACTGGGTCGACGGGATCGACTTCTCCGACGCCGCCGCGCTCGCGCACATCGCCCACGAGTTCGACGACTGGTCTCCGCGGCTCACCGCGCTGATCGCCGACGGCGACACCGCCCCGGTGCCGCGCCAGATCCACGCGCTGCCCGACGAGCACCGCTGGGACCGGACGCCGGGGGTGACGCTCCTCGGCGACGCCGCCCACCTCACCGCCCCGAACGGCGAGGGCGCCAACCTCGCCCTCTACGACGGCGCCGAACTCGGCAAGGCCATCGCCGCGCACCCGGACGACGTGGAGGCCGCGCTCACCGCGTACGAGCGGGAGATGTTCCCGCGCAGTGCCACGGCCGCGCGGGACGGGGTCGATCTCCGCGAGATGCTGGGCGAGGACACGCCGTACAGCCTGATCAGCATGTTCACGGAGTAG
- a CDS encoding ComEC/Rec2 family competence protein has product MSAESDPGWKGDAHPRQEGPVDLRLAGPALAAWATAALVLDVPPAWGLGVAGVCLVGGVALLRVGSGRCRAPVAAVLLCVAASAVSAGLHGADVRRGPVPEVARRFGTVTAEVELTADPWLSKPRVRGDRAAPVGVLARGEVRRVGEAEGVGGGEGAGALTRSPVLLVVDADVPAPGVRGAGPDARAAWLRLLPSTRLRLTGRLAPPTTTGDRTAAVLRVRDWPPPEIAAGPTAPQRLAGRLRAGLREATEKLPSDARALLPGLVVGDTSRITPELDDAFKATDLAHTLAVSGSNLTILLALLIGPPGMAGLAERRGIAPFLGLSLRTTALLAGALTVAFVIVCRPDPSVLRAAACGAVALLALATGRRRSLVPALATAVLLLVLYDPWLARSYGFVLSVLATGALLLLAPRWSEALLRRGVPARLAEGLAAAAAAQAACAPVVAVLSARVSLVAVPCNLLVELAVAPATVLGFAALAAAPVSMPLAKALAWCASWPAGWIATVARTGAAQPGAGVDWPGSWPGALLLAAVTVALAVLGRRLIRHPWWCGALALLLLLVVVRPTPLTRAVTGWPPPNWRYAMCDVGQGDATVLSAGPGTAVVVDAGPDPAPVDRCLRELGVTRIPLLVLTHFHADHVGGLSGVLRGRSVAAIETTPFPEPPDQAESVRREATTHHIPLTTTAAGEERRVGPLTWRVLWPQPDAPAPPDGPNDASITLLVHTAGLRLLLLGDLEPPAQRELLQTPQRADLSRVDVLKVAHHGSAYQDPDLLHLAAPRVALISCGTGNPYGHPAPSTVAALHSAGATVLRTDRDGALALTGSGGPGGGMKVMRD; this is encoded by the coding sequence ATGAGCGCCGAGTCCGACCCCGGCTGGAAGGGCGACGCCCACCCCCGTCAGGAGGGCCCGGTAGACCTGCGGCTCGCGGGGCCCGCGCTCGCGGCATGGGCAACGGCGGCGCTGGTCCTGGATGTCCCGCCGGCGTGGGGTCTGGGGGTGGCGGGGGTTTGCCTCGTCGGCGGGGTCGCTCTGCTCCGGGTGGGGTCCGGCCGGTGTCGCGCTCCGGTCGCGGCGGTGCTGCTCTGTGTCGCCGCGTCCGCCGTCTCGGCCGGGCTGCACGGGGCCGACGTACGGCGCGGACCGGTGCCGGAGGTGGCGCGGAGGTTCGGCACGGTGACGGCCGAGGTGGAACTGACCGCCGACCCGTGGCTGAGCAAGCCCCGGGTGCGGGGGGATCGTGCGGCGCCGGTGGGGGTGCTGGCGCGGGGTGAGGTGCGGAGGGTGGGGGAGGCGGAGGGGGTGGGGGGAGGGGAGGGGGCGGGGGCCCTCACCCGAAGCCCCGTACTCCTCGTAGTGGACGCCGACGTACCGGCGCCCGGAGTCCGAGGCGCCGGCCCCGACGCACGTGCGGCCTGGCTCCGCCTCCTCCCCTCCACCCGCCTCCGCCTGACCGGCAGACTCGCACCGCCCACCACGACCGGCGACCGCACCGCCGCCGTCCTCCGCGTACGCGACTGGCCGCCACCGGAGATCGCGGCGGGCCCCACCGCGCCGCAACGCCTGGCAGGCCGCCTCCGAGCCGGACTGCGCGAAGCGACCGAGAAACTCCCCTCGGACGCGCGGGCGTTGCTACCGGGCCTCGTCGTCGGCGACACCTCCCGCATCACCCCCGAACTGGACGACGCCTTCAAGGCGACCGACCTCGCGCACACCCTGGCCGTCTCCGGCAGCAACCTCACCATCCTGCTGGCCCTCCTCATCGGCCCACCGGGCATGGCCGGCCTCGCCGAACGCCGGGGCATCGCCCCCTTCCTGGGCCTGTCCCTGCGCACCACCGCCCTGCTCGCGGGCGCGCTGACCGTGGCGTTCGTGATCGTGTGCCGCCCCGACCCCAGCGTGCTGCGCGCGGCGGCGTGCGGTGCGGTCGCCCTGCTGGCCCTGGCGACCGGCCGCCGCAGATCGCTCGTACCGGCGCTGGCCACGGCCGTACTCCTGCTCGTCCTGTACGATCCCTGGCTCGCCCGGAGTTACGGCTTCGTCCTCTCGGTACTGGCGACCGGCGCGCTGCTCCTGCTGGCGCCGCGCTGGAGCGAGGCCCTGCTGCGGCGCGGGGTGCCCGCCCGGCTCGCGGAGGGGCTGGCGGCGGCCGCGGCGGCGCAGGCGGCTTGCGCGCCGGTCGTGGCGGTGCTGTCGGCCCGGGTGAGCCTGGTGGCGGTGCCGTGCAACCTGCTGGTGGAGCTGGCCGTGGCCCCGGCGACCGTACTGGGGTTCGCGGCGCTGGCGGCGGCACCGGTGTCGATGCCGTTGGCCAAGGCACTCGCCTGGTGCGCGAGTTGGCCCGCCGGATGGATCGCCACCGTGGCCCGTACCGGCGCGGCCCAGCCCGGCGCGGGCGTCGACTGGCCGGGAAGCTGGCCCGGAGCACTCCTGCTGGCCGCCGTCACCGTGGCCCTCGCCGTCCTCGGCCGGCGCCTGATCCGCCACCCCTGGTGGTGCGGAGCGCTCGCCCTGCTCCTCCTCCTGGTGGTCGTACGCCCCACCCCCCTGACCCGAGCGGTCACCGGCTGGCCCCCGCCGAACTGGCGCTACGCCATGTGCGACGTGGGCCAGGGCGACGCCACCGTACTCTCCGCGGGCCCCGGCACCGCCGTCGTCGTGGATGCCGGCCCCGACCCGGCACCGGTCGACCGCTGCCTCCGCGAGCTGGGCGTCACCCGCATCCCCCTGCTGGTCCTCACCCACTTCCACGCCGACCACGTAGGGGGTCTCTCCGGAGTACTGCGAGGCCGCTCGGTAGCCGCGATCGAGACCACGCCGTTCCCCGAGCCCCCCGACCAGGCCGAGTCCGTACGCCGAGAGGCCACCACCCACCACATCCCCCTCACCACGACAGCGGCGGGCGAGGAACGCCGAGTCGGCCCCCTGACCTGGCGCGTCCTCTGGCCACAGCCCGATGCCCCGGCACCCCCCGACGGCCCGAACGACGCCAGCATCACCCTCCTGGTCCACACGGCGGGCCTCCGCCTACTCCTCCTGGGCGACCTAGAACCCCCCGCCCAACGCGAGCTGCTCCAAACCCCCCAGCGAGCCGACCTGTCCCGAGTGGACGTCCTAAAAGTCGCCCACCACGGCTCGGCCTACCAGGACCCCGACCTCCTCCACCTGGCGGCCCCCCGCGTAGCCCTCATCTCCTGCGGCACCGGAAACCCCTACGGCCACCCAGCCCCCTCCACCGTCGCCGCCCTCCACTCAGCCGGAGCCACGGTGCTCCGCACGGACCGAGACGGCGCACTCGCGCTGACGGGGTCGGGGGGACCGGGGGGCGGGATGAAGGTGATGCGGGACTGA
- a CDS encoding DegV family protein — protein MSRHVAIVTDSTAYLPPGLMERHGITSVPLTVVLGDQALEEGTEISTRSLAQALQKRRPVTTSRPSPEEFARTYRELADTGADGIVSLHLSAELSGTYDAAVLAAREAPVPVRVVDTGMVAMALGFCALSAAEAAEGDGTVDDAVTAAEKRAADTSAHFYVDTLDYLRRGGRIGTAQALLGSALAVKPLLRLENGRIELLEKVRTASKAIARLEEIVVERAGGAEVDIAVHHLSAPERAGVLADRLRERVARLGELHVSEVGAVIGAHTGPGLLGVVVSPR, from the coding sequence CGTCACCGATTCAACGGCCTACTTGCCGCCGGGGCTGATGGAGCGCCACGGCATCACCTCGGTGCCGCTGACCGTGGTCCTCGGCGACCAGGCGCTCGAAGAGGGCACCGAGATCTCCACCCGCTCCCTGGCCCAGGCCCTCCAGAAGCGGCGCCCGGTCACCACCTCCCGCCCCAGCCCCGAGGAGTTCGCCCGCACCTACCGCGAGCTCGCGGACACGGGCGCCGACGGCATCGTCTCCCTGCACCTCTCCGCCGAACTGTCCGGCACCTACGACGCGGCCGTACTGGCCGCCCGCGAGGCCCCGGTACCGGTCCGGGTCGTCGACACCGGCATGGTCGCCATGGCCCTCGGCTTCTGCGCCCTGTCCGCCGCCGAGGCCGCGGAGGGCGACGGCACGGTCGACGACGCGGTGACGGCCGCCGAGAAACGCGCCGCGGACACCTCCGCCCACTTCTACGTCGACACCCTCGACTACCTCCGCCGGGGCGGCCGCATCGGCACCGCCCAGGCCCTCCTCGGCTCCGCCCTCGCCGTGAAGCCGCTGCTCCGGCTGGAGAACGGCCGGATCGAACTGCTGGAGAAGGTGCGTACGGCGTCGAAGGCGATCGCCCGTCTGGAGGAGATCGTGGTGGAGCGGGCGGGGGGTGCGGAGGTGGACATCGCCGTGCACCATCTGTCCGCGCCGGAACGGGCCGGGGTGCTGGCGGATCGGCTGCGTGAACGGGTTGCGCGGCTGGGAGAGTTGCATGTCAGTGAGGTGGGGGCGGTGATCGGGGCGCATACGGGGCCGGGGTTGCTGGGGGTTGTGGTTTCGCCTCGGTAG
- a CDS encoding helix-hairpin-helix domain-containing protein: MLALRDRLPMWVQARCGVERRGVVALGVVLALAAVLAGQHFWAGRTESVSAPQVVREAPARVKGAEVPGAGAGSVGGAASPGAQIVVDVSGKVRDPGIRRLPSGSRVADALKAAGGVRPGVREEGLNRARFLVDGEQIVVGASGAPPPVGVGVGAVAPAGGGPSAPVSLGTATVEQLDTLPGVGPVLAQRIIDYRTQHGGFRSVDELRQVDGIGDRRFSDLRARVGP, translated from the coding sequence GTGCTCGCGCTGCGGGACCGGTTGCCGATGTGGGTGCAGGCGCGGTGCGGGGTGGAGCGGCGGGGGGTGGTGGCACTCGGGGTGGTGCTGGCGCTGGCGGCCGTGCTTGCCGGCCAGCACTTCTGGGCGGGGCGCACGGAGAGCGTGAGCGCGCCTCAGGTGGTGCGGGAGGCTCCGGCGCGGGTGAAGGGGGCGGAGGTGCCGGGGGCCGGCGCCGGTTCCGTCGGGGGGGCCGCTTCACCGGGCGCGCAGATCGTGGTGGATGTCAGCGGCAAGGTGCGTGATCCGGGCATTCGGCGGCTGCCGTCGGGGTCACGGGTGGCGGACGCGCTGAAGGCTGCCGGGGGAGTACGGCCGGGGGTGCGGGAGGAGGGGCTGAACCGGGCGCGTTTCCTGGTGGACGGGGAGCAGATCGTGGTGGGGGCGTCGGGTGCTCCGCCTCCGGTGGGAGTGGGGGTGGGTGCGGTGGCACCGGCCGGCGGGGGCCCGTCGGCTCCGGTCTCGCTCGGTACGGCCACGGTGGAGCAGCTCGACACGCTGCCCGGTGTGGGACCGGTGCTGGCCCAGCGCATCATCGACTACCGCACCCAGCACGGCGGTTTCCGCTCGGTGGACGAACTGCGTCAGGTGGACGGCATCGGCGACCGGCGCTTCTCGGACCTCCGCGCACGGGTGGGGCCATGA